GGAATTCCGAAACGGGGAAGACGGAAGCATGGGTGGGCGCCCCTGCCCGCCCGCACGGCGATGCCGATACCGCGTTTCCGGAGCGGTATTCCATCAAGGCTGCCGGAGTCCAACTCGGCAGCCGCGAGATTCGAAACTGCCGCTTTCCCGAAGGAACCACGCTGGGCCGGCTCTGGACGGTTCTGACGGGCTCCGCTCCTCCCGCGAATGTCCGGGGGTGGTGGGTCTTTCAGGATCAGTGACAGGAAGGCAGCCCCCAGAAGATCGTTTCGTCATGAGGAGTCTTCCCGTTCCTCGGCATAGGCGGTCTCGCCGTGGACCTCCTCGCGGATGATCCGCTCGGTCACCTCGTCCAGATAGCTGGCCAGTTCCCGGTTGATCTCCTGGAATTCCGGCCACAGGATTTCGGTGACGAAGGCTTCAGGGGCCCGGACGTATGCCGCTGGGAGCGTCGGCACGGCGCCAAGCTTCGCTTCGTCTACCGGCGCGGCGGCCCCTCGCTCCCGGTCGCCGAGAACCGGCGCGCCCGCACCGGCAAGCGGGGCGGCTTCGGGAAGGCCGGCGAGTCGGCCTTGCGGACCGGACGCGGGCTGGCGACGGTGCCCATGTTCATCCTGGTCCCCCAGGTCACCGTCAGGAAGCGCCTCGACGTGGCCGCCGCCGAAAAGTGGATCGCCGAACTGCCCCGCCTCGTGGTCCGCCACTGGCGGGAGCCGGGGCGCTGAAGCTCAAGGAGCAGTGAAGGTCCGACTGTCGAATTCCCATCCCGACTTCTGGAAGACGTCCTCCCTCTGCCAGATCACCCGCTCGCGGGTGACCGAAAGCCACCACGTCTGGGTTTCCAGAGGAGTTTTCTCGGCGAAGGCGTCCGGGTTCAGGACCGCGCCACAGCCACCGCGCTCGGGATCGCGTACCGACTGGTAGCGGATGGCGCCGATCCCAACCTCGCGGGCCTGCCGGCCGAAGTGTTGTGTTGCCTCGTAATCGGCAGGATCGGTCCACTTCTTCCGGTTCCTGGCGAAGGGAGGGTTCCGGAGATCCACCGTCAGGGAGGCGATGGCCACCCGGAAGACCGTCTGTTGCCTGGGGTCGAGGGCGACGAGGGCGGGGCTCTCCACCAGGAAGCGCCAGCGCCAGTAGCCGAGTTCGGCGCAGGCGGCACGTATCTCATCAGCGCCGTAGAACACGCCGGGGTCGAGCGGTCCCCGGAAGCGCGACCCGGCCGGCGGCGGCGGATAGCGGAAAGGCGTGAACAGCAACCAGTGCAATCCCCCGGCGCCACGCGGCAGGGGAGGTTTCGAGCCTTCCAGAAGCTGTTCGAGCAGCGCCTGCTCGTCCAGGGTGTCCACCAGCACCATGGTCGCGACCGCATGCTGGGCCTCGACGGCCCGCCATAAGTCGAACCGCGCTTGAACGGCCTCAGACGCGACCGCGATAGGCGTCCAGGTACTGGATGACACGGATCAATCCCTCGGTGGTGCGGATCAGGTCGGCGGGCCGGCCGTTCAGGGCAAGATTATCGCTCTCCAGCCACAGCCTCGCCTGTTCGCCGTGGCCCAGAATGGCATCGAGCGAGCGGAACATGCGGACGAAGAGAAGCGCCAGCTCCCATTCCTTCTTCCGGCCGGGGTCGAGGACATAGCCGCCGGAATGCAGGCGGGAGGCCGTGGCCCGGCTCATGCCGATGGTGTCGGCAAGGGCCGCCTGGTTGACGTGGAGCGTGGCCGCCGCTCGGACCACGGCCTTGGATAGTGTCGGCCCGGCCTGCGGCTCGGCCACGTGGCTGATCTGGGGCATGGCGTCCTCCTCTATTTCTGTGGAAACCATACGCTAAATTGGTTTCCTCC
The nucleotide sequence above comes from Magnetospirillum sp. WYHS-4. Encoded proteins:
- a CDS encoding RES family NAD+ phosphorylase; this encodes MSSSTWTPIAVASEAVQARFDLWRAVEAQHAVATMVLVDTLDEQALLEQLLEGSKPPLPRGAGGLHWLLFTPFRYPPPPAGSRFRGPLDPGVFYGADEIRAACAELGYWRWRFLVESPALVALDPRQQTVFRVAIASLTVDLRNPPFARNRKKWTDPADYEATQHFGRQAREVGIGAIRYQSVRDPERGGCGAVLNPDAFAEKTPLETQTWWLSVTRERVIWQREDVFQKSGWEFDSRTFTAP
- a CDS encoding MbcA/ParS/Xre antitoxin family protein, with protein sequence MPQISHVAEPQAGPTLSKAVVRAAATLHVNQAALADTIGMSRATASRLHSGGYVLDPGRKKEWELALLFVRMFRSLDAILGHGEQARLWLESDNLALNGRPADLIRTTEGLIRVIQYLDAYRGRV